Proteins co-encoded in one Microcebus murinus isolate Inina chromosome 5, M.murinus_Inina_mat1.0, whole genome shotgun sequence genomic window:
- the TAGAP gene encoding T-cell activation Rho GTPase-activating protein isoform X1, with product MLCIALHSFHMVCCRQSRSCTGAGFIPGQPAPTLMKLISNHNASKTLNAGDMETLIECQSEGDIKEHPLLASCESEDSICQFIEVKKRKKVLSWPFLMRRLSPSSDFSGALEPELKASLFDQPLAILCGENDTLPRPIQDILAILCLKGPSTEGIFRKAANEKARKELKEELNCGGAVDLERLPVHLLAAVFKDFLRSIPLKLLSSDLFEEWMGALETQDEEERIEALKQVAEKLPRPNLLLLKHLVSVLYLISKNAEVSKMDASNLAICIGPNVLTLENDQNLSFEAQKDLNNKVKTLVEFLIDNCFEIFGENIPVHSSITSDDSLEHTDSSDMSTLQNDSAYDSNDPDVESNSNSTVNSPVGRPPGPTASAAGLDTRGPWDASESRPEPITSTVARLKGCLGQPDRRHSEPSMLSSQECLESQTTNPALTKSEDALPTPRSGSRLESEDAEDPFPEEVFPAGQGKTKRPVDLKIKNLTQGLVLPRGLVPKALSSGSLDRCSDSSPMASPSSPKRNFFTRHQSFSTKTEKSKPNREIKKHSMSFSFASHKKVLTRRTPSTGKSQVFTRDQVTRGSKKESQLAGRVVQEDGSETLSPAALGCSSRSCALWVDDVFQLAELGGPGSPPSYEEAVRCQAWEPAAYGSQTVGSMRARLLSQDPFLPPVLPPPHREDSRDRCSGEPLAGHRLSPLTQHWAQSRTVSASVETLGHVAVPGRPELHRLRTVSETVQKNKRDCLLRRCSQPMFEADQLQYVKESYI from the exons ggtGATATCAAGGAACATCCCCTGTTGGCATCATGTGAGAGTGAAGATAGTATTTGCCAGTTCATTG AagttaagaagaggaagaaggtgcTGTCCTGGCCCTTTCTTATGAGAAGGCTCTCCCCTTCGTCAGATTTCTCTGGGGCTTTGGAACCGGAATTGAAAGCGTCACTGTTTGATCAGCCCTTGGCAATTCTCTGCGGGGAAAACGACACACTCCCCAGGCCCATTCAG GATATTCTCGCTATTCTGTGCCTCAAAGGCCCCTCCACCGAAGGGATATTCAGGAAAGCGGCCAACGAGAAGGCCCGCAAGGAGCTGAAGGAGGAGCTCAACTGCGGCGGCGCCGTGGACCTGGAGCGGCTGCCCGTGCACCTGCTGGCTGCCGTCTTTAAG GACTTCCTCAGGAGCATCCCCCTGAAGCTCCTTTCAAGTGACCTCTTTGAGGAGTGGATGGGCGCCCTGGAGACGCAGGACGAGGAGGAGAGAATCGAGGCTCTCAAACA GGTTGCAGAGAAGCTCCCGCGGCCCAATCTGCTGCTGCTGAAGCACCTGGTGTCGGTGCTGTACCTGATCAGCAAGAACGCTGAGGTCAGCAAGATGGACGCCAGCAACCTGGCAATCTGCATCGGACCCAACGTGCTCACCCTGGAGAATGACCAAAACTTGTCATTTGAAGCCCAGAAAGACTTAAACAATAAG GTTAAGACATTGGTGGAATTCCTCATTGATAACTGCtttgaaatatttggagaaaacatTCCAGTGCATTCCAGTATCACCTCTGATGACTCCCTAGAACACACTGACAGCTCAG ACATGTCAACCCTGCAGAATGACTCAGCCTATGATAGCAATGACCCCGATGTGGAATCCAACAGCAACAGCACCGTCAACTCTCCCGTCGGGAGGCCCCCAGGGCCCACTGCCTCGGCCGCTGGCCTGGACACCAGAGGGCCATGGGACGCCTCTGAGTCAAGGCCAGAGCCCATCACAAGCACAGTGGCCAGGCTGAAAGGCTGCCTCGGCCAGCCGGACAGGAGGCACTCGGAGCCCAGCATGCTGTCCTCGCAAGAGTGCCTGGAGAGCCAGACAACAAACCCAGCCCTGACAAAGAGTGAGGACGCCCTCCCCACGCCGCGCTCAGGCTCTCGCCTTGAGAGTGAGGACGCCGAAGACCCGTTTCCAGAGGAGGTCTTCCCTGCAGGGCAAGGCAAAACCAAGAGGCCAGTGGACCTGAAGATCAAGAACTTGACCCAGGGCCTAGTGTTACCACGGGGGCTGGTCCCCAAAGCCCTCTCCAGCGGCTCCCTGGATAGGTGCTCCGACAGCTCGCCTATGGCTTCTCCTTCCAGCCCCAAAAGAAATTTCTTCACCAGGCATCAGTCTTTCTCCACGAAGACTGAAAAAAGCAAACccaacagagaaattaaaaaacactcCATGTCATTCTCCTTTGCCTCTCACAAAAAAGTGCTGACCAGAAGAACCCCCAGCACTGGGAAATCCCAAGTCTTCACCAGAGACCAAGTCACAAGGGGTTCTAAAAAAGAAAGCCAGCTGGCCGGCCGCGTCGTCCAGGAAGACGGGTCTGAAACCCTCAGTCCCGCTGCTCTGGGCTGCAGCTCGAGGTCCTGCGCACTCTGGGTGGACGACGTGTTCCAGCTGGCCGAGCTGGGGGGCCCGGGGAGCCCTCCCTCTTATGAAGAAGCTGTCCGGTGCCAGGCATGGGAACCCGCCGCCTATGGCAGCCAGACCGTGGGCAGTATGAGGGCGAGGTTGCTGAGCCAGGACCCCTTCCTGCCACCTGTTCTCCCGCCTCCCCACCGAGAGGACTCAAGAGACAGATGCAGTGGAGAGCCACTTGCTGGGCACAGACTGTCTCCCCTGACCCAGCACTGGGCACAGAGCAGGACTGTCAGTGCTTCTGTGGAAACTCTGGGGCACGTGGCCGTCCCAGGGAGACCGGAGCTGCACCGGCTGAGGACAGTGTCAGAGACTGTGCAGAAGAATAAGAGGGACTGTCTACTGAGACGCTGCAGCCAGCCCATGTTTGAGGCTGACCAACTGCAGTATGTGAAAGAATCCTATATTTAG
- the TAGAP gene encoding T-cell activation Rho GTPase-activating protein isoform X2, with translation MKLISNHNASKTLNAGDMETLIECQSEGDIKEHPLLASCESEDSICQFIEVKKRKKVLSWPFLMRRLSPSSDFSGALEPELKASLFDQPLAILCGENDTLPRPIQDILAILCLKGPSTEGIFRKAANEKARKELKEELNCGGAVDLERLPVHLLAAVFKDFLRSIPLKLLSSDLFEEWMGALETQDEEERIEALKQVAEKLPRPNLLLLKHLVSVLYLISKNAEVSKMDASNLAICIGPNVLTLENDQNLSFEAQKDLNNKVKTLVEFLIDNCFEIFGENIPVHSSITSDDSLEHTDSSDMSTLQNDSAYDSNDPDVESNSNSTVNSPVGRPPGPTASAAGLDTRGPWDASESRPEPITSTVARLKGCLGQPDRRHSEPSMLSSQECLESQTTNPALTKSEDALPTPRSGSRLESEDAEDPFPEEVFPAGQGKTKRPVDLKIKNLTQGLVLPRGLVPKALSSGSLDRCSDSSPMASPSSPKRNFFTRHQSFSTKTEKSKPNREIKKHSMSFSFASHKKVLTRRTPSTGKSQVFTRDQVTRGSKKESQLAGRVVQEDGSETLSPAALGCSSRSCALWVDDVFQLAELGGPGSPPSYEEAVRCQAWEPAAYGSQTVGSMRARLLSQDPFLPPVLPPPHREDSRDRCSGEPLAGHRLSPLTQHWAQSRTVSASVETLGHVAVPGRPELHRLRTVSETVQKNKRDCLLRRCSQPMFEADQLQYVKESYI, from the exons ggtGATATCAAGGAACATCCCCTGTTGGCATCATGTGAGAGTGAAGATAGTATTTGCCAGTTCATTG AagttaagaagaggaagaaggtgcTGTCCTGGCCCTTTCTTATGAGAAGGCTCTCCCCTTCGTCAGATTTCTCTGGGGCTTTGGAACCGGAATTGAAAGCGTCACTGTTTGATCAGCCCTTGGCAATTCTCTGCGGGGAAAACGACACACTCCCCAGGCCCATTCAG GATATTCTCGCTATTCTGTGCCTCAAAGGCCCCTCCACCGAAGGGATATTCAGGAAAGCGGCCAACGAGAAGGCCCGCAAGGAGCTGAAGGAGGAGCTCAACTGCGGCGGCGCCGTGGACCTGGAGCGGCTGCCCGTGCACCTGCTGGCTGCCGTCTTTAAG GACTTCCTCAGGAGCATCCCCCTGAAGCTCCTTTCAAGTGACCTCTTTGAGGAGTGGATGGGCGCCCTGGAGACGCAGGACGAGGAGGAGAGAATCGAGGCTCTCAAACA GGTTGCAGAGAAGCTCCCGCGGCCCAATCTGCTGCTGCTGAAGCACCTGGTGTCGGTGCTGTACCTGATCAGCAAGAACGCTGAGGTCAGCAAGATGGACGCCAGCAACCTGGCAATCTGCATCGGACCCAACGTGCTCACCCTGGAGAATGACCAAAACTTGTCATTTGAAGCCCAGAAAGACTTAAACAATAAG GTTAAGACATTGGTGGAATTCCTCATTGATAACTGCtttgaaatatttggagaaaacatTCCAGTGCATTCCAGTATCACCTCTGATGACTCCCTAGAACACACTGACAGCTCAG ACATGTCAACCCTGCAGAATGACTCAGCCTATGATAGCAATGACCCCGATGTGGAATCCAACAGCAACAGCACCGTCAACTCTCCCGTCGGGAGGCCCCCAGGGCCCACTGCCTCGGCCGCTGGCCTGGACACCAGAGGGCCATGGGACGCCTCTGAGTCAAGGCCAGAGCCCATCACAAGCACAGTGGCCAGGCTGAAAGGCTGCCTCGGCCAGCCGGACAGGAGGCACTCGGAGCCCAGCATGCTGTCCTCGCAAGAGTGCCTGGAGAGCCAGACAACAAACCCAGCCCTGACAAAGAGTGAGGACGCCCTCCCCACGCCGCGCTCAGGCTCTCGCCTTGAGAGTGAGGACGCCGAAGACCCGTTTCCAGAGGAGGTCTTCCCTGCAGGGCAAGGCAAAACCAAGAGGCCAGTGGACCTGAAGATCAAGAACTTGACCCAGGGCCTAGTGTTACCACGGGGGCTGGTCCCCAAAGCCCTCTCCAGCGGCTCCCTGGATAGGTGCTCCGACAGCTCGCCTATGGCTTCTCCTTCCAGCCCCAAAAGAAATTTCTTCACCAGGCATCAGTCTTTCTCCACGAAGACTGAAAAAAGCAAACccaacagagaaattaaaaaacactcCATGTCATTCTCCTTTGCCTCTCACAAAAAAGTGCTGACCAGAAGAACCCCCAGCACTGGGAAATCCCAAGTCTTCACCAGAGACCAAGTCACAAGGGGTTCTAAAAAAGAAAGCCAGCTGGCCGGCCGCGTCGTCCAGGAAGACGGGTCTGAAACCCTCAGTCCCGCTGCTCTGGGCTGCAGCTCGAGGTCCTGCGCACTCTGGGTGGACGACGTGTTCCAGCTGGCCGAGCTGGGGGGCCCGGGGAGCCCTCCCTCTTATGAAGAAGCTGTCCGGTGCCAGGCATGGGAACCCGCCGCCTATGGCAGCCAGACCGTGGGCAGTATGAGGGCGAGGTTGCTGAGCCAGGACCCCTTCCTGCCACCTGTTCTCCCGCCTCCCCACCGAGAGGACTCAAGAGACAGATGCAGTGGAGAGCCACTTGCTGGGCACAGACTGTCTCCCCTGACCCAGCACTGGGCACAGAGCAGGACTGTCAGTGCTTCTGTGGAAACTCTGGGGCACGTGGCCGTCCCAGGGAGACCGGAGCTGCACCGGCTGAGGACAGTGTCAGAGACTGTGCAGAAGAATAAGAGGGACTGTCTACTGAGACGCTGCAGCCAGCCCATGTTTGAGGCTGACCAACTGCAGTATGTGAAAGAATCCTATATTTAG